One window of Trichomycterus rosablanca isolate fTriRos1 chromosome 2, fTriRos1.hap1, whole genome shotgun sequence genomic DNA carries:
- the si:ch211-13c6.2 gene encoding uncharacterized protein si:ch211-13c6.2, translating to MADLQTVHDNKDGAFVHCTACNKRMKGGIHYEIHRTTLQHLKKEEALAAMGLIPSPPLLPEWTDITQYLKYLNLDEPIIGLSALEQVKDLVTDNSRVLLKYRCTLCEVETDLYCTVIHVVGRKHRQKYLEQKRPDLLTWTKNSPKQPELLKATAAVVEEQEGWGEPGPLPRPEKAKHKRNQGNKKEQGSRPSARRRVSTERERSRRGEDFYRRSYLTDDTHGRSLSYCDDNLYDESYRDSKVRRRSNLKDDKYDTFYTRDGRHKRSYDDNYRREAPYGEEDTNMGSYSGPASRERRYIDEAVPQSYSDERQDKYCPEIKPSGRKHDFYRDSISKNRYGEFGSALHTDVYGSYQERGSSMDEMQIHGKNFQYSKDEREHFPAMERSARAGSFEMRGYRQGQRYFPDEDIPAKKPRTSRFSDDSPLEMDFAHKRSTEAIIPDNTVTGKNVDWGVTQFTPKMENVLDVLNNIEIENVQEANFLKERLCTLIKEFQSNKALQAQKSQVLQSSSTFTDYSNMGSNYIDQLKDMLEQRRSSHQEFQESARYGHDSRRFEDNFNGLQEQKQFEINPRDFPEAKHFKEERRQFPDMMSYENGTLQESGRYKSDYSDFQFKFKDNPTSFQQTRGFGDSTKDYLHTRHYIEDRQAFTDRSQDFEYGSKEDPRRKNRGSEKSRHGDYDQMFTDSWSHSKASQRDLGSSSQTNFKKEHGKCHWDVSRTGTAEQPEDYTACHPADEKSYQERWRQHYQHDYGSAGDVSDTFESSSSHKEAGHSSSLNNLASTLLQLVARKTN from the exons ATGGCTGACCTTCAGACTGTTCACGACAACAAGGATGGCGCTTTCGTACACTGCACG gcTTGTAACAAAAGAATGAAGGGGGGGATTCACTATGAAATCCATCGGACCACCTTACAGCATCTGAAG AAAGAGGAAGCCCTTGCTGCTATGG GCCTCATCCCTAGTCCACCACTACTGCCAGAATGGACCGATATCACACAGTACTTGAAGTACCTGAATCTGGATGAACCAATTATTG GACTTAGTGCCTTGGAACAAGTTAAGGATTTGGTCACAGACAATAGCAGAGTCCTGTTGAAGTACAGGTGTACACTATGTGAAGTAGAGACAGACTTGTATTGCACAGTCATTCATGTGGTGGGTCGCAAGCATCGTCAGAAGTACCTG GAACAAAAGAGGCCAGACTTGCTGACTTGGACAAAGAATTCACCAAAACAACCTGAACTTTTAAAAGCTACGGCTGCAGTGGTGGAAGAGCAAGAAGGATGGGGCGAGCCAGGG cCACTGCCCAGACCAGAAAAGGCAAAACATAAAAGAAATCAAG gcaataaaaaagaacaaggcAGCCGACCTTCTGCACGTCGAAGAGTCTCTACTGAGCGAGAGCGATCCCGTCGGGGTGAAGACTTTTACAGACGGTCATACTTAACAGACGATACACATGGGAGGTCGTTGTCTTATTGTGATGATAACTTGTATGATGAGTCTTATAGAGATTCCAAAGTTCGACGGCGGTCCAATTTGAAAGATGACAAATATGACACATTTTATACTCGAGATGGCAGACACAAGAGGTCTTATGACGATAACTATCGCAGGGAAGCTCCTTACGGAGAAGAGGATACTAACATGGGGTCTTATTCAGGACCTGCATCTCGTGAAAGACGTTACATTGATGAAGCCGTTCCACAGTCTTATTCTGATGAGCGTCAGGACAAATATTGCCCAGAAATAAAGCCCAGCGGAAGGAAACATGATTTCTACCGTGACAGCATTTCTAAAAACAGATATGGAGAGTTTGGTTCAGCTCTACACACAGACGTGTATGGATCTTATCAGGAAAGAGGATCTAGCATGGATGAAATGCAGATTCATGGCAAAAACTTTCAGTATAGCAAAGATGAAAGAGAACATTTCCCAGCCATGGAAAGATCAGCAAGGGCGGGGTCTTTTGAAATGCGAGGCTATAGACAAGGACAGCGTTACTTCCCAGATGAGGATATTCCTGCCAAAAAGCCCAGGACAAGCAGGTTTTCTGATGATTCACCACTAGAGATGGACTTTGCACATAAGAG gtcCACTGAAGCAATAATTCCTGACAACACA GTGACTGGAAAGAATGTGGACTGGGGTGTAACACAGTTTACTCCAAAGATGGAAAATGTTTTAGACGTACTG AATAACATTGAAATTGAAAATGTGCAAGAGGCCAACTTCTTAAAGGAGAGGTTATGTACTCTTATCAAAGAATTCCAATCAAATAAAGCTCTACAAGCTCAG AAGAGCCAGGTTTTACAGAGTTCTAGCACTTTTACAGACTACAGTAACATGGGCAGTAACTACATTGATCAGCTCAAAGATATGCTGGAGCAAAGACGTTCAAGTCATCAAGAATTTCAAGAGTCTGCAAGATACGGTCATGATTCAAGACGTTTTGAGGACAATTTCAACGGTCTGCAGGAGCAGAAGCAGTTCGAGATAAACCCCAGAGATTTTCCAGAGGCAAAACATTTTAAGGAGGAGCGCAGACAGTTTCCAGACATGATGTCTTATGAAAACGGCACACTTCAGGAATCGGGGAGGTACAAAAGTGACTATAGTGATTttcaatttaaatttaaagataATCCAACCAGCTTTCAGCAGACAAGAGGATTTGGAGACAGCACCAAAGACTATTTACATACAAGGCATTATATAGAGGACAGACAAGCATTTACTGACAGGTCTCAGGATTTTGAATATGGAAGTAAAGAAGACCCCAGGAGGAAGAACAGAGGTTCAGAAAAATCTAGACATGGAGATTATGATCAAATGTTTACAGATTCATGGTCTCACTCAAAGGCATCACAAAGGGATCTCGGGTCCTCCTCTCAAACTAACTTTAAAAAGGAGCATGGGAAATGTCACTGGGATGTCAGCAGAACTGGCACAGCTGAGCAACCTGAAGATTACACGGCTTGTCATCCAGCTGATGAAAAAAGTTACCAAG AACGCTGGAGACAACATTATCAGCATGACTATGGATCTGCCGGAGACGTCTCTGACACGTTTGAGTCCTCATCATCACACAAGGAAGCGGGGCACTCCTCCTCTCTCAATAATCTCGCTTCCACTCTTCTGCAGCTTGTGGCACGCAAAACGAATTAA